One window of Acidobacteriaceae bacterium genomic DNA carries:
- a CDS encoding glutathione peroxidase: MPQISEIPLTTLSGNSTSLDAFRGKVLLIVNVASKCGFTPQYTGLESLYQRYKDRGLVVLGFPANDFAGQEPGTEQDIANFCSIDYPVTFPLFSKSVVTGANKHPLYRELIAQHPDRTENGNALRENLTGYLKSQGLPAPNNPPELLWNFEKFLIDRSGNVIGRFASDITPDDTRLTGAIEQALGNS; this comes from the coding sequence ATGCCTCAGATTTCCGAGATTCCACTCACTACCCTCTCCGGTAACTCCACATCGCTCGACGCCTTCCGTGGCAAGGTCCTGCTCATCGTCAACGTCGCCTCCAAATGCGGTTTCACTCCGCAGTACACAGGCCTCGAGTCTCTCTATCAGCGCTACAAGGATCGCGGCCTGGTCGTCCTCGGCTTTCCCGCCAATGACTTCGCCGGACAGGAACCCGGAACAGAGCAGGACATCGCAAACTTCTGTTCGATCGACTACCCCGTCACCTTCCCGCTCTTCAGCAAGTCCGTTGTCACCGGCGCTAACAAACACCCGCTCTATCGAGAGCTGATCGCGCAGCATCCCGACCGCACCGAAAACGGTAATGCTCTGCGCGAAAACCTTACCGGCTATCTCAAATCTCAGGGCCTCCCCGCGCCCAACAATCCGCCCGAACTGCTTTGGAACTTCGAGAAATTTCTGATCGACCGCAGCGGCAACGTAATCGGCCGTTTCGCGTCCGACATCACACCGGACGACACGCGCCTCACAGGTGCCATCGAGCAAGCGCTCGGCAACTCGTAA
- a CDS encoding PDZ domain-containing protein — protein MLRTSVLLAAASLLALPSFSQAPIRITADLTDAPRKLYHAEIDLPVKPGPAAFTTPQWIPGNHRPTGPVDQITGVVFTANGKTIPWRRDEADLYQFHVDVPPGVSTLHAHLDCIVLARASDKLAVLEWEKLMLYPANTPVRNIPIQPSVTVPKGWGIGTALQPVGAYDPNARVGGTTQFQPTTVEQLEDSPVIAGEYFHEFALAPEISPKHFIDVVSDEPKDSDLKPDVLAEVSNLVREASVAYASHHYNVYHFLLTLSDVAGGEGLEHGQSSDNGVEEKGFINPGMRLGNADLLSHEFTHSWNGKYRRPYNLYQPDFHQMQQGELLWVYEGMTQHLGNVLAARSGLKTAAQYRDLLAMSAANLDNKPGRDWRSTDDTAIAASILRGGNPAWANWKRGQDYYQEGELLWLDADTLIRQLTNDQKSLTDFLHIFLAKGGNTGPLIVTYNRQELIDDLNQVVKYDWAKFLHDRVDLINPRADLDGIERGGYKLTYQDHPNDSEKLMAGASRRGGMGPNVWYSIGLRVGNDGSISDVRWGGPADQAKLAPGQKLIAINGRTFSADRLRDAIDDAKSSKEPIHLLMQTEDYIVPVNIDYHDGQRYPVLVRDDSKKDFLDEITTPLTDEAKKAREQAPTHTHAATE, from the coding sequence ATGCTCCGCACCTCTGTGCTCCTCGCCGCCGCGTCTTTGCTCGCACTTCCCTCCTTTAGCCAGGCGCCGATTCGCATCACCGCCGATCTCACCGACGCCCCGCGCAAGCTCTACCACGCCGAGATCGACCTTCCCGTGAAGCCCGGACCAGCTGCGTTCACCACACCCCAGTGGATCCCCGGCAATCATCGCCCCACCGGTCCCGTCGACCAGATCACAGGCGTCGTCTTCACCGCGAACGGCAAAACCATCCCCTGGCGCCGTGACGAAGCGGACCTCTACCAGTTCCACGTCGACGTCCCACCCGGCGTCAGCACGCTTCACGCGCATCTCGACTGCATCGTCCTCGCCCGCGCCTCAGACAAGCTCGCCGTGCTCGAGTGGGAAAAGCTCATGCTCTACCCGGCGAACACGCCCGTCCGCAATATCCCCATCCAGCCCAGCGTGACCGTCCCGAAAGGCTGGGGCATCGGCACCGCCCTGCAGCCCGTCGGCGCATACGATCCCAACGCAAGAGTCGGCGGCACCACGCAGTTCCAGCCCACCACCGTCGAGCAGCTCGAAGACTCCCCAGTCATCGCCGGCGAATACTTCCACGAGTTCGCGCTCGCCCCGGAAATTTCACCGAAGCACTTCATCGACGTCGTCTCCGACGAACCAAAAGACTCGGACCTCAAGCCCGACGTCCTCGCCGAGGTCTCCAACCTTGTTCGCGAAGCCAGCGTCGCCTACGCCTCGCATCATTACAACGTCTACCACTTCCTCCTCACGCTCTCTGACGTCGCCGGCGGCGAGGGCCTCGAGCACGGTCAATCCTCCGACAACGGCGTCGAGGAAAAGGGCTTCATCAACCCCGGCATGCGCCTCGGCAACGCCGACCTGCTGTCGCACGAGTTCACACACTCCTGGAACGGCAAATACCGCCGCCCCTACAACCTCTACCAGCCCGACTTCCACCAGATGCAGCAAGGCGAGCTCCTCTGGGTCTACGAGGGCATGACCCAGCACCTCGGCAACGTGCTCGCCGCGCGCTCCGGCCTCAAGACCGCCGCGCAATACCGCGATCTGCTCGCGATGTCCGCCGCCAACCTCGACAACAAGCCCGGCCGCGATTGGCGCTCAACCGACGACACCGCCATCGCCGCCAGCATCCTCCGCGGCGGCAACCCCGCCTGGGCCAACTGGAAGCGCGGCCAGGACTACTACCAGGAAGGCGAGCTCCTCTGGCTCGACGCCGACACCCTGATCCGTCAGCTCACCAACGATCAGAAATCGCTTACTGACTTCCTGCACATCTTCCTCGCCAAGGGTGGCAATACCGGCCCGCTCATCGTCACCTACAACCGCCAGGAACTCATCGACGACCTGAATCAAGTGGTTAAGTACGACTGGGCAAAGTTCCTCCACGACCGCGTCGATCTCATCAACCCACGCGCTGATCTCGATGGCATCGAGCGTGGCGGCTACAAGCTCACCTACCAGGATCATCCGAACGACTCTGAAAAGCTGATGGCCGGCGCTTCGCGCCGCGGCGGCATGGGCCCGAACGTCTGGTATTCCATCGGTCTCCGCGTCGGCAACGACGGCAGCATCTCCGACGTCCGCTGGGGCGGCCCCGCCGATCAGGCCAAGCTCGCGCCCGGGCAGAAGCTCATCGCGATCAACGGCCGCACCTTCTCCGCCGATCGCCTGCGCGACGCCATCGACGACGCCAAATCGAGCAAAGAACCCATCCACCTCCTCATGCAGACCGAGGACTACATCGTTCCCGTCAACATCGACTACCACGACGGCCAGCGCTATCCCGTTCTCGTTCGCGACGACAGCAAGAAAGACTTCCTCGACGAGATCACCACCCCACTCACCGACGAAGCGAAGAAAGCCCGCGAACAGGCCCCCACTCACACCCACGCCGCAACAGAATAG
- a CDS encoding citrate synthase — protein MSKTAPKGLQDVVANESSICFIDGARGILSYRGIDIHELAERSNFEETTYLLWKGKLPTATELKQFTQELAAARTLPSQAVDFLRTLPKTASPMEVLRTTVSLLSTYDTDANSTTHEANLRKSFNLTAQIAMIVANFDRIRKGKNIVEPDPSLSHAANFLYLLNGEKPSQTATRALDVALILHADHELNASTFAARVIAATLSDMHSAITGAIGALKGPLHGGANEAVMRILYAVDKNGQDPVEYVRGMLERKEKISGFGHRVYTTEDPRATHLRRMSEELGRDANPKWYEMSRKIELFVKDQKKLNANVDFYSASTYTTLGIDIDLFTPIFAISRIAGWCAHVMEQHDDNRLIRPRAEYTGPAYPAPYTPIEKRS, from the coding sequence ATGTCCAAGACTGCACCCAAAGGCCTGCAGGACGTCGTCGCCAACGAATCCTCCATCTGCTTCATCGACGGCGCGCGCGGCATCCTCTCCTATCGCGGCATCGACATCCACGAGCTCGCCGAGCGTTCCAACTTCGAAGAGACCACCTACCTGCTATGGAAAGGCAAACTGCCGACCGCCACCGAGCTCAAGCAGTTCACGCAGGAACTCGCCGCAGCGCGCACCTTGCCTTCTCAGGCCGTCGACTTCCTCCGCACACTTCCCAAGACAGCCTCGCCCATGGAGGTCCTGCGCACAACGGTCTCTCTGCTCTCCACCTACGACACCGACGCGAACTCCACGACCCATGAGGCGAACCTGCGCAAGAGCTTCAATCTGACCGCGCAGATTGCGATGATCGTCGCGAATTTCGACCGCATTCGCAAAGGCAAGAACATCGTTGAGCCTGACCCGTCGCTCTCCCACGCGGCGAACTTCCTCTACTTGTTGAACGGCGAGAAGCCCTCGCAGACCGCCACCCGCGCGCTCGATGTCGCCCTGATCCTCCACGCCGACCATGAGCTGAACGCCAGCACCTTTGCCGCGCGCGTCATCGCCGCGACGCTCTCCGACATGCACTCGGCCATCACCGGCGCGATCGGCGCCCTCAAAGGCCCTCTGCATGGCGGCGCCAACGAAGCCGTGATGCGCATCCTCTATGCCGTCGACAAGAACGGCCAGGATCCGGTCGAATACGTCCGCGGCATGCTCGAGCGCAAGGAAAAAATCTCAGGCTTCGGCCATCGCGTCTACACCACCGAAGACCCGCGCGCCACGCACCTTCGCCGCATGTCCGAGGAGCTGGGACGCGACGCAAACCCCAAGTGGTATGAGATGTCACGCAAGATCGAGCTCTTCGTAAAAGACCAGAAGAAGCTCAACGCGAACGTCGACTTCTACTCCGCATCCACCTACACGACGCTGGGCATCGACATCGATCTCTTCACGCCGATCTTCGCGATCAGCCGCATCGCCGGCTGGTGTGCCCACGTCATGGAGCAGCACGACGACAACCGGCTCATCCGTCCGCGCGCCGAGTACACCGGCCCCGCCTACCCGGCGCCCTACACGCCCATCGAGAAGCGCAGCTAA
- a CDS encoding DinB family protein codes for MRLGYCCAVLVLAGSTLAGSAQMSSASAKVTPGAQMSPVQAEDELLNLFEQEFMGVAKAMPADKYGFAPASTNGAKYDGVRTFAQEISHVTMANYFFASKILGEKFPGDPKTIQGLTSKDELLKAAADSFTYAHKAIASITPENAFVSIEGVDGLHTRAVIASFIAAHGYDHYGQMVEYLRMNGIVPPGSK; via the coding sequence ATGCGTCTTGGGTATTGTTGCGCGGTTCTGGTTCTGGCTGGGTCGACGCTGGCGGGTTCTGCGCAGATGAGTTCGGCGAGTGCGAAGGTGACGCCTGGCGCGCAGATGTCGCCCGTGCAGGCAGAGGATGAACTGCTGAACCTGTTTGAGCAGGAGTTTATGGGTGTAGCGAAGGCGATGCCCGCGGACAAGTACGGCTTCGCGCCGGCTTCAACAAATGGCGCCAAGTACGACGGTGTACGGACGTTCGCGCAGGAGATTTCGCATGTCACGATGGCGAACTATTTCTTCGCGTCGAAGATTCTTGGAGAAAAGTTCCCTGGTGACCCGAAGACCATCCAGGGTCTGACGTCGAAGGACGAGCTGCTGAAGGCCGCGGCGGACTCGTTCACCTACGCGCATAAGGCAATCGCGTCGATTACTCCGGAGAATGCGTTCGTGTCGATTGAAGGAGTGGATGGTCTGCACACGCGGGCAGTGATAGCGTCCTTTATTGCGGCGCACGGTTACGACCATTACGGACAGATGGTTGAGTACCTGCGCATGAATGGGATTGTTCCGCCGGGATCGAAGTAA
- a CDS encoding APC family permease, whose product MSFFDLLFGKPLATSAEKDEHIGVAAGVPIFGLDGLTSAAYGPEAAMVLLIPLGMAGVQQHLLPIFVLILSLLVILYFSYRQTIDAYPTGGGSFTVASENLGNGAGLLAAAALMIDYILTAAVGVSAGVTALVSAIPALHPHQLALCLFVLAIIVIVNLRGVKETGLIFMMPTFLFVGTLLATIAVGVFRSMAAGGHPVPVLAPPPPAPVFGTFTKFALVWLLLKAFSNGCAAMTGVEAVSNGVTAFKEPRSKRANQTLTVIIFMLIILLFGLAYVARAYGVTAMDPDASNYQSVLSLEVAAVFGRSWFYFITMGSVLAALSFSANTAFADFPRMARAIAQKDYLPHVFLLRGRRLLFSHGIYALTGFTALILILFDGVTDRLIPLYAIGAFLAFTLSQAGMVRHWMKEKDARHRRVKMFLNGLGATATGITLLVLLVTKFMYGAWIVVILVPLIIALMAGVKRHYKRVKVETADPTPLRLSGLEPPIVVIPMARWDKIGEKAMRFGMLMSPVVKVVHVASSEEFDPVENAWEELVLKPIREHGCAEPELVTVQSTYRTILSPLMDYILELEDENPGRKIAVLLPELVVRHWWENLLHNQRVQLLKLLLLLKGNQRIVVVNIPWYL is encoded by the coding sequence ATGAGCTTCTTTGATCTGCTGTTTGGTAAACCGCTGGCTACCAGTGCCGAGAAGGACGAGCACATTGGTGTAGCGGCCGGCGTTCCGATCTTCGGACTCGATGGACTAACGAGCGCGGCGTACGGCCCGGAAGCGGCGATGGTGTTGCTGATTCCGCTGGGTATGGCCGGAGTGCAGCAGCATCTGCTGCCGATCTTTGTTCTAATCCTCAGCCTGCTGGTCATCCTGTATTTCAGTTACCGGCAGACCATTGATGCGTATCCGACGGGCGGCGGTTCGTTCACGGTGGCGAGCGAGAATCTCGGCAATGGAGCCGGGCTGCTGGCAGCCGCTGCGCTAATGATCGACTACATTCTGACGGCGGCGGTGGGCGTTTCCGCCGGTGTCACAGCGCTGGTGAGTGCGATTCCGGCGCTCCATCCGCATCAGCTGGCGCTGTGTTTGTTCGTGCTCGCCATCATCGTGATTGTGAACCTGCGTGGTGTGAAAGAGACGGGCCTTATCTTCATGATGCCGACGTTCCTTTTCGTCGGCACGTTGCTGGCAACTATTGCTGTGGGCGTGTTCCGGTCGATGGCAGCCGGTGGGCATCCGGTTCCAGTTCTGGCACCTCCGCCGCCCGCTCCAGTGTTCGGAACGTTCACGAAGTTTGCGCTGGTGTGGCTGCTGCTGAAGGCGTTCTCGAACGGCTGCGCGGCGATGACCGGCGTCGAGGCGGTATCGAATGGTGTGACAGCGTTTAAGGAGCCACGATCGAAGAGAGCGAACCAGACGCTGACAGTAATCATCTTCATGCTGATCATCCTGCTGTTCGGGCTGGCTTATGTGGCGCGCGCGTACGGGGTTACGGCGATGGATCCGGACGCTTCGAACTATCAGAGTGTGCTGTCGCTGGAGGTGGCCGCAGTCTTTGGACGCAGCTGGTTTTACTTCATCACGATGGGTAGCGTGCTCGCCGCGCTCTCATTCAGCGCGAATACGGCATTTGCTGATTTTCCACGCATGGCGCGCGCGATCGCGCAGAAGGACTATCTGCCGCATGTATTTCTGCTGCGCGGACGAAGGCTTCTGTTTTCGCACGGCATCTACGCGTTGACGGGGTTTACCGCGCTGATCCTGATTCTCTTCGACGGCGTGACGGACAGACTGATACCTCTGTATGCGATCGGCGCGTTTCTGGCGTTTACGCTGAGCCAGGCCGGCATGGTTCGGCACTGGATGAAGGAGAAGGACGCCAGGCACCGACGGGTGAAGATGTTCCTGAACGGGCTGGGCGCGACAGCTACGGGTATCACGCTGCTGGTTCTGTTGGTGACGAAGTTCATGTACGGCGCGTGGATTGTTGTGATCCTTGTTCCGTTGATCATTGCGCTGATGGCCGGGGTAAAGCGGCACTACAAGCGCGTAAAGGTGGAAACGGCGGATCCAACACCGCTGCGGCTGAGCGGGCTTGAGCCGCCCATCGTCGTGATTCCAATGGCGCGGTGGGACAAGATCGGCGAAAAGGCAATGCGTTTCGGGATGCTGATGAGCCCGGTGGTCAAGGTGGTGCATGTGGCTTCGAGCGAGGAATTTGATCCCGTGGAGAACGCGTGGGAGGAGCTTGTGCTCAAGCCCATTCGCGAGCATGGATGCGCCGAGCCGGAGCTTGTGACGGTTCAGAGCACGTACCGAACGATTCTGTCGCCACTGATGGATTACATCCTGGAGCTGGAGGATGAGAATCCGGGACGCAAGATTGCTGTGCTGCTGCCGGAACTTGTGGTGCGCCACTGGTGGGAGAACCTGCTGCACAATCAGCGCGTGCAACTGCTGAAGCTGCTGCTTCTGCTGAAGGGCAATCAGCGGATCGTGGTCGTGAATATTCCGTGGTATCTGTAA
- a CDS encoding alpha/beta fold hydrolase yields the protein MRTILILAANALATIAPFTAKAQTMSTTPAQPRPQSQWPVKDELYVAHDFKFGTGESLPELKLRYLTLGTPHRNAAGHVDNAVLLLHGTGGERHTLLNPIFSNVLFGPGQPLDITKYFLILPDDIGHGDSSKPSDGLRMKFPHYDYDDMVRSQHQMLLEGLHVDHLRLILGTSMACMQSFVWGETYPGFSDALMPLACLPTEIAGRNRIMRYLAIENIKRDPAWNNGNYTTEPAEGIRTANEMLFVMGSAPLVLQRAAPTRAAAEKYIDNYLDRVDAHTDANNFIYYVDASRNYNPEPHLDRITVPVMYINSADDFINPPELGIAEQLTKRMPHAQFVLIPISDQTHGHGTHTAAAIWKDHLIKLLAESAPKP from the coding sequence ATGCGAACCATCCTCATCCTCGCCGCAAACGCCCTCGCCACCATCGCCCCCTTCACGGCGAAAGCACAGACGATGTCCACAACGCCCGCCCAACCGCGCCCGCAATCGCAGTGGCCCGTCAAAGACGAGCTCTACGTCGCGCACGACTTCAAATTCGGCACTGGCGAATCTCTCCCCGAGCTTAAGCTCCGCTACCTCACCCTCGGCACTCCGCACCGCAACGCTGCCGGCCACGTCGACAACGCTGTCCTTCTCCTCCACGGCACAGGCGGCGAGCGCCACACGCTCCTCAATCCCATCTTCTCCAACGTCCTCTTCGGCCCCGGCCAGCCACTCGACATCACCAAATACTTCCTCATCCTCCCCGACGACATCGGCCACGGTGACTCCTCCAAGCCCTCCGACGGCTTGCGCATGAAATTCCCGCACTACGACTACGACGACATGGTCCGCTCGCAGCACCAGATGCTCCTCGAAGGCCTGCACGTCGACCACCTCCGCCTCATCCTCGGCACCTCCATGGCCTGCATGCAATCGTTCGTCTGGGGCGAAACCTACCCCGGCTTCTCCGACGCCCTCATGCCGCTAGCTTGCCTTCCCACCGAAATCGCCGGCCGCAACCGCATCATGCGCTATCTCGCCATCGAAAACATCAAGCGCGACCCCGCCTGGAACAACGGCAACTACACCACCGAACCCGCCGAAGGCATCCGCACCGCTAACGAGATGCTCTTCGTCATGGGCTCCGCTCCGCTCGTCCTCCAGAGGGCCGCACCCACTCGCGCCGCCGCCGAGAAGTACATCGACAACTACCTCGACCGCGTCGACGCCCACACCGACGCTAACAACTTCATCTACTACGTCGACGCCTCGCGCAACTACAACCCCGAGCCCCACCTCGACCGCATCACCGTCCCCGTCATGTACATCAACTCCGCCGACGACTTCATCAACCCACCCGAGCTCGGCATCGCGGAGCAACTCACCAAACGCATGCCGCACGCGCAGTTCGTCCTCATCCCCATCTCCGACCAGACTCACGGCCACGGCACCCACACCGCCGCCGCCATCTGGAAGGACCACCTCATCAAACTCCTCGCCGAGTCGGCGCCCAAACCATAA
- a CDS encoding TIGR03435 family protein, translating into MSTLRPFNRILPLIFGAVLIAPHLPAQQPSQTTAAAPLPIFDVVSIRENKSGSGIMMVRPTDTGFSATNTTLSTLVANAFDIRSDLISGLPSWADSARFDVNAKVTDPNINVMKDLTGDQRRAMLQAVLVDRFHIRTHIQTKTLPVYDLIVAKNGPKLKQSAPATPQNADETPSNRKRGSITVNNLAGNNSGMTAVAMPVSMLAANLAYQVERTVIDKTGLTGIYDVSLKWHSSNDLTDDGSHTQFPDLFTALQEQLGLKLESSKGPVQTLVIDHVEMPTAN; encoded by the coding sequence ATGAGCACCCTGCGTCCGTTCAACCGCATCTTGCCTCTCATTTTCGGAGCAGTACTTATCGCTCCGCATCTCCCGGCACAGCAACCGTCGCAAACCACAGCCGCCGCGCCGCTGCCGATCTTCGACGTCGTCTCAATCCGGGAAAACAAATCCGGATCCGGCATCATGATGGTTCGACCAACCGACACGGGCTTCTCCGCGACCAACACCACGCTGAGCACCTTGGTAGCAAACGCCTTCGATATCCGATCCGACCTCATCTCCGGCCTTCCCAGTTGGGCGGACTCGGCCCGGTTCGATGTGAACGCCAAAGTGACGGATCCGAACATCAACGTGATGAAAGACCTTACCGGCGACCAGCGGCGCGCCATGTTGCAAGCGGTATTGGTGGATCGCTTCCATATCAGAACGCACATCCAAACCAAAACGCTTCCCGTCTACGATCTGATCGTCGCCAAAAACGGCCCGAAGCTGAAACAGAGCGCTCCCGCAACGCCGCAGAACGCGGACGAAACGCCCTCCAACCGGAAGCGCGGCAGCATTACGGTCAACAATCTTGCGGGCAACAATTCCGGTATGACGGCGGTCGCCATGCCTGTATCGATGCTCGCGGCAAACCTCGCCTACCAGGTCGAACGCACGGTCATCGACAAGACGGGCCTCACCGGCATCTATGACGTTTCGCTGAAATGGCACTCCAGCAACGATCTCACCGACGACGGCTCGCACACTCAGTTCCCCGACCTCTTCACCGCCCTCCAGGAACAGCTCGGCCTCAAGCTCGAGTCCTCCAAAGGCCCCGTCCAAACCCTCGTCATCGATCACGTCGAAATGCCCACCGCGAACTGA
- a CDS encoding FAD-dependent oxidoreductase, which translates to MPPVLTPDFAIAGAGIIGLTLALELQSRGASVAVLDTAAALGGASSAAAGMLAAEDPHNPAELRELCAFSISLYDLFLDRLSALSGLDVHYQTTTTIQYLDDGGPVELQERSVDPRQLSAAALQAVRRSGIPLLENCVRLEITEAPDGITLTPNHGPALAADRLIHASGAWFTGQPAITPRKGQMLRVRLPSNLRLDQVHRSPSIYVVPRTHGPQAGTALIGATEEDAGFDLRTCTADLDALRLRASSLLPALADSTAAPQVEAWAGLRPAAADGLPLIGKLPGHTRQWIAGGHYRNGILLAPATAHALADLLENKPAAIDLRPFDPARPMQ; encoded by the coding sequence ATGCCCCCCGTCCTTACTCCCGATTTCGCAATAGCAGGCGCAGGAATCATCGGCCTCACCCTCGCCCTTGAACTCCAGTCGCGCGGCGCCTCCGTCGCGGTTTTGGACACCGCCGCTGCCCTCGGCGGAGCGTCCAGTGCTGCCGCAGGCATGCTGGCCGCCGAAGATCCGCACAATCCCGCCGAACTGCGCGAGCTCTGCGCATTCAGCATCTCGCTCTATGACCTTTTCCTCGATCGCCTCTCGGCACTTTCAGGGCTGGACGTCCACTACCAGACGACGACGACAATCCAGTACCTCGACGACGGAGGCCCCGTCGAACTGCAGGAAAGGTCCGTCGATCCTCGCCAACTCAGCGCTGCAGCCCTGCAAGCCGTCCGCCGTTCGGGCATCCCTCTGCTCGAAAACTGCGTACGCCTCGAAATCACCGAAGCTCCCGACGGCATAACCCTTACCCCGAATCACGGGCCTGCCCTGGCCGCAGATCGCCTTATCCACGCCTCAGGCGCGTGGTTCACAGGACAGCCTGCGATCACCCCGCGAAAAGGCCAGATGCTCCGCGTGCGGCTGCCGTCCAATCTTCGTTTGGACCAGGTCCATCGCAGCCCCTCGATTTACGTCGTTCCCCGCACTCACGGCCCCCAGGCCGGCACGGCACTGATCGGCGCCACCGAAGAAGACGCCGGCTTCGATCTCCGGACCTGCACGGCGGACCTCGATGCGCTCCGCCTTCGCGCCTCCTCGCTGCTCCCGGCACTTGCGGACTCAACCGCCGCTCCGCAGGTCGAGGCCTGGGCCGGACTCCGTCCAGCGGCTGCCGACGGTCTTCCCTTGATCGGGAAACTGCCCGGGCACACACGGCAATGGATCGCCGGCGGGCACTACCGCAATGGCATTCTGCTCGCGCCCGCTACCGCTCACGCACTCGCCGACCTGCTCGAAAACAAGCCCGCCGCCATCGACCTGCGACCGTTCGACCCCGCGCGCCCGATGCAATGA
- a CDS encoding cysteine desulfurase family protein, protein MSSKPVLSSQMRIDLDANATTPVLPQVLEAMQPFWLERYGNPSSAHQSGQRSRAAVEHARTAVASLLHCAPKEIVFTSGGTESNNLALSGVLQPFLDKKTPAHLITTRIEHHAVLFAAESLERRGVQVTYVAPDSNGVINSADVEAALRPHTKLVSVMLANNETGAIQSVGKIARIAKAHGAIVHTDAVQAAAKLPLDLSGEFKNVDLLSISGHKMYAPQGTGALFVRTGIQLAPLFLGGPHERQRRAGTENVPGIVGLGRAAELALAWLEGQHHQLLAPTNPTTVQLPGSQSPAELIARRSHFERRLLALIPGATINSGGAPRISNTINLRIDGIDAEALLIALDLQGVSTSFGAACMSGATEPSHVLIAMGLTPEQASSSLRLSLSRLTTDEELDRALEIIPAAVGRLRSLH, encoded by the coding sequence TTGTCATCCAAACCGGTACTCTCGTCACAGATGCGCATCGACCTGGACGCCAACGCGACCACGCCCGTTCTCCCACAAGTCCTGGAGGCGATGCAGCCCTTCTGGCTCGAGCGCTACGGCAATCCCAGCTCCGCCCATCAGTCCGGCCAACGATCCCGCGCAGCCGTCGAACACGCGCGCACTGCGGTCGCTTCTTTGCTCCACTGTGCGCCGAAAGAGATCGTCTTCACCTCCGGCGGAACCGAGAGCAACAATCTCGCACTCTCCGGCGTACTGCAGCCGTTCCTCGACAAAAAAACTCCCGCCCACCTCATCACCACAAGAATCGAACACCACGCTGTCTTGTTCGCCGCCGAATCTCTCGAGCGCCGGGGAGTCCAGGTCACCTACGTCGCCCCCGACAGCAACGGCGTCATCAACTCCGCGGACGTCGAAGCCGCGCTGCGCCCGCACACAAAGCTCGTCAGCGTCATGCTCGCCAACAACGAGACCGGCGCAATACAATCCGTCGGCAAAATCGCCCGCATCGCCAAGGCACACGGCGCGATCGTCCACACCGACGCCGTGCAGGCCGCCGCCAAGCTCCCCCTTGATCTCTCCGGCGAGTTCAAGAACGTCGACCTGCTCTCCATCTCCGGTCACAAGATGTACGCTCCACAAGGCACTGGCGCGCTCTTCGTGCGCACTGGAATTCAACTCGCTCCACTCTTCCTCGGCGGCCCGCACGAGCGCCAGCGCCGCGCCGGCACCGAGAACGTCCCGGGCATCGTCGGCCTCGGCCGCGCCGCAGAGCTCGCGCTCGCATGGCTCGAAGGACAGCACCACCAGCTCCTCGCGCCCACGAACCCAACCACCGTGCAGCTCCCAGGCTCTCAGTCGCCCGCCGAGCTCATCGCTCGCCGCAGCCATTTTGAGCGCCGTCTGCTCGCGCTCATTCCCGGCGCAACCATCAACTCCGGCGGCGCTCCACGCATATCCAACACCATCAACCTGCGCATCGACGGCATCGACGCCGAAGCGCTCCTTATCGCCCTCGACCTTCAGGGAGTATCGACCAGCTTCGGCGCCGCATGCATGTCCGGAGCCACCGAGCCCTCGCACGTTCTGATCGCCATGGGTCTCACACCCGAGCAAGCCAGCTCCAGCCTGAGGCTCTCACTCTCCCGCCTCACCACCGACGAAGAGCTCGACCGCGCCCTCGAAATCATCCCCGCCGCAGTCGGCCGTCTGCGCTCTCTCCACTGA